The genomic stretch CTTACTTTTGGTATGGATGAAACCGGAATGCTTTTAAAAGACATTCAATTGAACACCGAAAAAAGTGAATTTGATACACTGTCGGCTTTAATAGAAAAGGCAATTAGCCAGCTAAGCTCAGCAGTTATTGAGTTGGAAGCCATGAAAAAATCGCTTTAATTTTTAGCCATTTACCAGATATGATAAACGAAACGATAGGCTGGATTGGTAATATTTTATTTGCCATTTGCGGAATACCACAGGTAATAAAAACTTTTCGGACAAAAAGTGCCAAAGATTTGAGCGTACTTTTTTTGTGGCTTTGGCTATTTGGCGAGCTTTTAACGTTTATATATATAATTATTGGCGATTGGGAAACGGGTATTCCGCATTTCCCGCTCTATTTTAATTACATTGTAAATGTATTTATGGCGTGCTATCTTATTTATGCCAAATATGTTTATCCCAAAAAATATGCTGTTTAATTTATTTTAGATCAATTGGGATACAAAATCGCAGTTCCCTTTACCCTGTCGGGAGCTTCCCTTAATTGGGAAGCCCGCTCTAATCAACAATTCTAAAAAATAACAAAGTATTTACAATAGCTGCTTTATGCTGTTTCCCCTTTGCAAGGGAAAATGTCGATAGACAAAAGGGTCAAATTTTTATTCTAAAATAAAATTTTGACCCTTTTTTATTCCCCAAAAGGAGGAAAACTCTCTCCATTAGGAAGATTAAGAGCGATTAAAAGCTTATACGCTGATCGTAAGGAAATGATTAACTAATCCTTTAAACAGCCTCTATTCTGAACGACCACTCCTTTTAATTCCGAAAAACGAGCTTTCCACTTTCTTCCTCGATAATAATTGGCCTTTGTTTTTCTACCTGACCTGCTAAAATCCGCTTCGACAGTTCGTTTAACACGTATTTTTGCAATACCCGTTTAACAGGGCGGGCTCCAAAATGCGGATCGAAACCCAGGGTTGACAACCAATTAATTGCCCCATCTGAAATTTCAATTTTTACATCGCTGCCCGATAATCGTTTTACTACCTCATTAAATTGCAGTTTTACAATTTTGTTTATATCCGTTTTATTTAATGGCGTAAATACAATTGTTTCGTCAATACGATTTAAAAACTCGGGGCGAATGGTTTTACGCAACATCTCGAGTAGCTGGTTTTGAGTGCGTTCTAAAACAACTGTCTCATTTTCAGCGGTCATATTTTCATAGTTTTCCTGAATAATGTGCGATCCCAGGTTCGACGTCATTATTATAATGGTGTTTTTGAAATTTACAGTACGCCCTTTGTTATCGGTTAAACGCCCATCATCCAACACCTGCAACAACACATTAAACACATCGGGATGCGCTTTTTCGATTTCATC from uncultured Draconibacterium sp. encodes the following:
- a CDS encoding PQ-loop repeat-containing protein translates to MINETIGWIGNILFAICGIPQVIKTFRTKSAKDLSVLFLWLWLFGELLTFIYIIIGDWETGIPHFPLYFNYIVNVFMACYLIYAKYVYPKKYAV